The Chloroflexota bacterium genome includes the window CGGCGACGCTCGGGAGCTCGCTCGTCGCGCGGCGGCACTTCGTGCCGTCATCGATAAGGTGCCGCGTGGATGAGGACCGGACCGTCCTCGTTACGACGCGGTCGTTCGGCGGCGGCGACAAGGATCCAGAGGCTCTGCTTCGCGCAGAGGGCCTGAGCGTCGTCCGCGGCGATCCGGGCCATGAGCTGGCCGCGCTCCTGCCGCACCTCGCCCGCGCCGAGGGATGGATCGCCGGCACCGCTCCGATCGGCGCGGAGCATCTCGACGCAGCGCCGATGCTGAGGATCGTGGCCCGCTACGGGGTCGGCGTCGACGGCGTCGACCTCAACGCCGCTCGTCGCCGAGGCGTGATCGTCACCAACACCCCCGGCGCGAACGCCGAGGCCGTCGCCGACTTGACTATCGGCCTCGCACTTGCCGCCCTGCGCGGCATCGTCGAGGGTGACCGAGCGGTGCGGGCGGGCCATTGGTCCGGCCGGGTGGGGCGCGAGCTCGGTGAGTGCACGGTCGGGATCGTCGGCTACGGCCGGATCGGTCGGGCCGTCCACCGGCGCCTCAACGGCTTCGGGTCGCGAGTGGTGGCGCACGATCCATATGCCGTTGACGTCGACATCCCGCTCGTTTCGCTCGCGGAGCTGGTCCGTGTGG containing:
- a CDS encoding phosphoglycerate dehydrogenase; protein product: MDEDRTVLVTTRSFGGGDKDPEALLRAEGLSVVRGDPGHELAALLPHLARAEGWIAGTAPIGAEHLDAAPMLRIVARYGVGVDGVDLNAARRRGVIVTNTPGANAEAVADLTIGLALAALRGIVEGDRAVRAGHWSGRVGRELGECTVGIVGYGRIGRAVHRRLNGFGSRVVAHDPYAVDVDIPLVSLAELVRVADIVTLHAPATPRPLIDATLLKAMRPGAILVNTARAALIDEAAVAELLRTGRLGALATDVLSTEERGRSPLLDAPNVIVTPHIAGQSVQAVDRMGMSAARECVRVLVRGEAPEHPVTAGAPA